The Paenibacillus sophorae genome has a segment encoding these proteins:
- a CDS encoding ankyrin repeat domain-containing protein yields the protein MKKISTFALGLIVGATLTAGSVVGASNSLSAIQKSVKLVVDGKSTTVSAMNVNNKLYVPVRDAGNSFGYSVTGVTSSTVTFKEGTTATSSVSNGTNIGSKTASSTGGRYVEGLHDKYSTNGKLDADKIKVGIEAGEITVNAQDKETGNSILHYVVLEDNFAVYQVIKVTGLNVNLQNKDGKTPLMLSVVYENDFYFGEILDELKADTTIKDKNSKTALDYAKKNSSYYNALFIYTIK from the coding sequence ATGAAAAAAATCTCTACTTTTGCACTTGGCTTGATAGTAGGCGCAACTTTAACGGCTGGGTCTGTTGTAGGAGCTTCAAATTCTTTGTCCGCAATTCAAAAGTCAGTAAAATTAGTCGTAGATGGCAAATCAACAACGGTTTCAGCTATGAATGTAAACAATAAATTATATGTTCCGGTTCGAGACGCGGGGAATTCATTTGGATATTCTGTAACTGGCGTAACATCTTCAACCGTTACATTTAAAGAAGGAACAACTGCCACTAGTTCGGTAAGTAATGGAACAAACATAGGAAGTAAAACAGCATCAAGCACAGGAGGACGGTACGTGGAAGGATTACATGACAAATACTCAACAAATGGTAAGTTAGATGCCGATAAAATTAAGGTAGGAATCGAAGCAGGAGAAATTACAGTGAATGCGCAGGATAAAGAAACAGGAAATAGCATTTTACATTACGTGGTTTTAGAAGATAATTTCGCTGTATATCAAGTTATTAAAGTGACTGGTTTAAATGTTAACTTGCAAAATAAAGATGGGAAAACACCGTTGATGTTAAGTGTAGTTTATGAAAATGATTTTTATTTTGGAGAAATACTAGATGAGTTAAAGGCGGATACCACCATTAAAGATAAAAACTCAAAAACGGCTCTTGATTATGCGAAGAAAAATTCTTCATATTATAATGCATTATTTATATATACCATTAAATAA
- a CDS encoding type II toxin-antitoxin system PemK/MazF family toxin has product MGLTIYKIKIIISVLILDKKYTDMYNEDKERDWKIKLRSEWLMAAILEKSEAVANKIVKKYEIWLVEMPPRMGSEQGGVRPAIIVQNAKGNIHSPTVLVAPITTSKTKANIPTHVFLSADEVGVAADSTVLAEQTLRVDRGRMRYKLVNDIPDYKKREVMRAIVIAYGVDEAI; this is encoded by the coding sequence ATGGGGTTGACAATTTATAAAATAAAAATAATTATATCGGTTTTGATACTTGATAAAAAATATACGGACATGTATAATGAGGATAAAGAAAGAGATTGGAAGATAAAATTAAGGAGTGAATGGCTCATGGCTGCGATTCTTGAAAAAAGTGAGGCGGTTGCCAATAAGATTGTGAAAAAATATGAAATTTGGTTAGTTGAGATGCCTCCAAGAATGGGCAGTGAACAAGGCGGAGTAAGACCAGCCATTATTGTTCAAAATGCTAAGGGAAATATCCATTCTCCAACTGTGTTAGTTGCACCAATAACAACGAGTAAAACAAAAGCAAATATACCTACACATGTATTTTTGAGCGCAGATGAAGTAGGGGTTGCAGCGGACAGTACAGTATTGGCGGAACAAACTTTGAGGGTTGATAGAGGGAGAATGCGCTATAAATTAGTGAATGACATTCCTGACTATAAAAAAAGAGAAGTTATGAGAGCTATTGTAATTGCATACGGTGTTGATGAAGCCATATAA
- a CDS encoding YkyB family protein yields the protein MVQRELEEAIFRISKAAKRLKNIESRTKCRIGKCSKDKLISKYSYLYELKKKMILKAIEDGWAKKYGIHRVKKSNGIDIDFVYIKFPSRSFHIPLENEEDFSLTYLGEWKKRNNNRASFKAPLTEAIKVSSEYLK from the coding sequence ATGGTTCAAAGAGAATTAGAAGAGGCGATTTTTCGTATCAGTAAGGCAGCTAAGAGATTAAAAAATATTGAGAGTCGAACAAAATGTCGTATAGGTAAATGTAGTAAGGACAAGTTAATAAGTAAATATAGTTATTTATATGAATTGAAAAAGAAAATGATACTTAAAGCAATTGAAGATGGATGGGCTAAAAAGTATGGTATACATAGAGTTAAAAAGTCTAACGGTATTGATATTGATTTTGTGTACATTAAATTTCCATCACGATCATTTCATATTCCTTTAGAGAACGAAGAAGATTTTTCACTTACCTATCTAGGTGAATGGAAGAAACGTAATAACAATAGGGCGTCTTTTAAAGCACCACTAACTGAAGCAATAAAAGTATCAAGCGAATATTTAAAATAA